Part of the Vigna unguiculata cultivar IT97K-499-35 chromosome 3, ASM411807v1, whole genome shotgun sequence genome, AGGTTCAATTGTCTTTTATCCAGTAAAGACCAAAGGATTCTTCAAAAGAATGCAGTCAGAAAACAATCTTATCCTCGATTCAAATTGTAATGAAGAAAGAAGAGCCTCTTGCAAATCCAAGTCATGCGGATAATACTAAAATTCAGAATGCCAAGATGAACTGCCATTTAACTTGAACATAATAACCAGTGAAAAATCCAATTACagttaataaagaaaaaaaagaagatacgAGGCTAATTTTTAGGGCACATCTTcatcaaataaaacataatacgACTCAGAAATATCGATGACCAAATCAGGAATAAACTTTAGTTTCTGGTAAAAAGCCAAGGGAGTTGTTTGGCTGCTTTAGGGAAATGATCATTTTTCCATCGTTTATAGGgaccaaaatattaatatctttgCTATCGTAGAGAGTAAGTAGAATAAAGTCATCACATATCAAAAGGTAACAGAGACATTTAGATGTACCCATTTGCATTCTTGGCAGTCACATCGGCACCCTTGGCAATCAACAGCTGAaccaaacaataacaaaaaaattaaaagggaaAGGAACTTTAATATGCTGGTACCCAATTGATTACgttgaataatatattttcagttGCAAAAGTATAGTTCTCTTCTAAAGGAAAATAGAAACACACTTGACAGCATTGGGCATTTCCACCACATGCAGCATAATGGAGTGGAGTACTTCCAGAACCTGCAAAAATAAGTATAAACAGCAGTTATTAAAGGTAAAACTGATTAAATTAACTTACTATGATACgtttaaatttcttaatatcTTTTAAGCCGTGTACTAACTTACAGAGTGTTTAAACTAACTCTAACGGGGAGGGAGTTTCAACATGATGACTTGATGGGGATCAACTTTCTCATAACCCAAATCTCTATCTGAtagaatttaataaatttatacttgATACTATCTCACAAACAACCATACGTATGAGGCTTagaaaaaagatgaaagagGCAGAAATCCACTCAGTCACTAATGCTAAGCTCAAAAAATGGGGAAAATAATGTGGAATGATATGTAACTACTGTCATTTTCAAGCGGGTGAAAAGTCATTTCCTTCTCGCTTTAGGAGAGATGACCAATTGTGGAAATAGAATGTAATTGAGTTGCAATTTAGCTCCAGATACTCTAATTTTTATTGCCCAAAACAATTGTAACAAAATTTTGATGTAAAGTTTTTCCCGGCTAATTTTCAGTCAACCAAGCAAATCCTGAAGCCATTCGGGAAACAGAAATGGGAATGTTGAGATTATTAACGAGAAATAACCAACTGGTTTTAGTTAGAGaaagcagcagcagcagcagtgTAGTTTTGTTAACAGCGGAAACACTAATCTACTAGTACATATTGTAAATTTCCAAAGCAAATATTTCACTCCACACCATGAAACAGAAATGCCAAACAATTACCAATTAGATCAATGGTAGTTCCATCCTCCACAGTAACCTCAGACACAGAAGCTCCCAAGTCTAAGAGTAACTGTACACTTTCAACATGCGCATTCAATGCTGCCATATGCAGAGCAGTGATCCCTCCATCAGAAGTTCTGTTAATTACCTCGCAAAGACCACTTTGTATGCAACcatttaaagacaaaattaacTCATTGCCACAGCGGAAGAAGCCATTAGACCTTTGAGTGAGAGACAGAGTACCTGTGATCAAATTCTGCGATTGATTTATGATGACCTGTCTGTAACGCATTCCAGAAGTTATGGATGCTTGGTATATAGTCTGCCAGGATTAGCCGAATGCATCTGGTGTGGCCATTCAAAGCAGCCAAATGAAGGGCAGTTCCTCCATTTAGGTAATCAGCTTTGTGGATCTGCAATCAAATTTAACAACCAACGTTTTACATTTACAACTCAAGATTTATCTGATTGTTAGCAACATTTGGAACAAAATTGGTTGATAGTCCGATCGTACATTGGCTCTAAAAATAGTCAAGGTCTGAACCACCTCCCAGTGACCATGTTGACAAGCTTGCATCAATGCAGTCTGTTAATGTTGTTCAGTGTGAAAAGTAAGTAAAAGAAATGGTCGTTTCTATAATCCAAAGCAGCAAAATTTGCCATGTGATGTGACATGTAAATACTGTGAATAGAATTTAAAGAGACATTAAAACGAAACATGGATTACCTGACCGCGATAATTTCTGAGATTGATATCAACTCCGGATTCAATCAAGAGATACACTATCTGCATtaacacaaaaacacatttgatattttgaaaagaattgcAAAACATTATACAAGGAGATGGAGTGCATTGAATAAAGTACCTCATGGTGGCCATGAGCGGCAGAGTAATGCAAAGGGGAATTGCGAACACCAAAAGTGGAATACCTTGCAAGACGGGGGTTATATTCCAACAAGGCTTTGGCCTCTTGAATGTCACCATCTCTTGCAGCAGAAACTAACCGCTCACCAGATGCAGAACAGCCGAAAGAATTCCCCACCAAGCTCAGAAACTTCATATCCCTCACAAATCAAAGCCACAACACGATTCAGGAAATTGGAAGCAGGGTCTCTTCACAGCTTCACCGAAAGGCACCAATTTCTCTTTTGGACAAACACCCCCGACATGAGATCATCAATCCAGCATTCTGATTTGGACAGATCTTGTTCTCTGTCAAAGGTTCATCCCATCTACcaaaccaacaacaacaacaactcaATCAGAATTTCCCACGCATTCGAAAGAATTGGTTGTAACAATCAAAGCCCCACATGATTCTCGAGAGATATGGAAAACAGGTTCCGGTAGTTTTGTCCACAACCCTTCGAGTCTGCGCAACCAATGAATTGCCAACTTTAAAACtgttcatttaaatattaaaaaacattttcttacAGATTGGTTCAACCCTTCGTGAACTTCGAGAAACCgaacaataacacaaaattattttaccataatacaaaacaaaatatccTTATACCTCTGGTAGAATTTCTATTCTATTTCAATTTGCGAAGCGGGTACTGTGAATCTGACACCAACTTCCAACTATTCCTTTCAAAAAATGATTGGAGGGATAACCATTGAGCATTAACCCACCTTCCAAATTACACAACCCACGTCAGaatatatctatctatctaacTAACTAACAAAAAGCATGAAAATCCACAACCCCAACCTCGGAAGGATGAAAACCCAGGTGGTGGAATATGTGGTTTCTGGGAGAGGAATGATCGCATCAAACCTCCTCCATGAAACCCCACCAGATGCAAAATCGTTGGCAACGATGAAAACAGaaagatatttgttttttcttaaactGGCAATTTGCTAAAAATATTGTAAGAAGATGGAATATCCAAAAGGGTGACAGATGTTATTGGAAAAAGCAAGTTTTGTGTGCAGCTTCTTGAGGCAACAACAAAAGGCGTGTCACCATGATTGGATATTATTAAGGAGTCAACTTGGTAGTTGTGTCGTTTCTTTCATTGTCCCCTCCCTTTGCGGAGCAAGAATTAGAATTAGCATTCCTTCTAACTGTTCATACTATCAAACACCGCACACGGATCGAGGTCCTCAATCTTGGTACTACCTGACTCGTCCCCTAGCCCAGGGGTCAAACATCTATATCTATCTTAATTAcatcaaatattaatattaactaaCACGACAACACCTATgttttctatttaataattatgcCACAAAATTAATAATCCACTTTATGTGAGGAATTTAGCTGGTTAGATAAATATAGGTGGGAGTGGTAATTAAATGTAAGAGGTAGAAAACAAATGCAAAGCTATAAAAAGTTGACGGCGAGAATAACATTCAACTTAACTTTAGCATTGGCATTGGGTCctttagaataattttatttgattaattaggAACCCTAATGATAATTATGGCATGACAAACATTAACAATACGGTACGATAAATCGaagaaagatgatggaaaatggTGAGTTGGATAAAGAGGTGGAGCGGCACCAATTTTGTGCTACCAACGATGGTACTTGAGGGCTGTAATGCGTTGTCTAAACCCAATCGTTAGACAGTTGGAATCTTTGCTGTTTCATTTTCATCAACACcaacacacacatacataaaAATCAAAAAGATGTATAGCCAGCCAATAAGTCAAGGGATGTTAAGTGTCAAATTCATTAAAATAGACTAATATTTTCATCATTCTCATTAAAAATTGATTCAATCATTCATTCCCGTGGTAtgcaattttaaatatttgtaaatctataatcTAATTATTCTTAAAGTattgtttgatttgaattttcttttatgattttgtCGAAAATTCgttgaaataatattattaagattagttactaaatttaagatattgcccttaaaaaaatatggaatattgaaggataaaaatatatttagactATTCCTAACTTTAATCTTAAACGATATAGATGTATTagatatatcaaaattaataaataattaaatatttaaaaccacCCGCTGGAGTTCTTCTATTGTCCTTGATTTCAAATCAAAAGGATTATTTGGAAGtttgaattttaagaaaaatgatatacGTATTTTAAGcggttatttaattaaaaaaagttcatatataataaagttatcattttttttcttaaaataattactttaaaatagtataaaagatgggttttaatttttacatttgtGCATTGCTACTAGAATGCATTCGtgatataaatacattttacaTCATCTTCCATTTGCATATCATTCTGTTTAACGATTTagcttacaaaattaattttaacttattttttcttAGTATTGTATAGATTTGTTTACGGGTACACCGTGTGacaattaaacttattttatatatttaattaagctcaaaaaactaaattagtcatttccaagaaaaatatttaattattactaaatattttataaaagaaacgCAATTTGAAAGAAGAATAACCTTTTAGtgaaatgaaatttaataaGCAATTTTCCCAGTGGTCCAgttgaaatgaaatttaaaaactataagaAAGAGCGATCCTTGTACttcaaaacacaaaaataatgtcAGCAGTGCATGTTACATTAAAAACTTACTTGAGAAtctaaaaaatatgatattaatgtTGTTTTCAGGCTCTTGAATGTATtgaagatatttaataaaattttcaaacttgCACTCTGCGACCTTTTCTCTACCCACTTGACCATAGTTAAGTTAAATAAGTAGCATGGGGCATTTTAGCAActgttactattattttaaaaaattctctTAAAACACATTTGGTCAACAACATCCAATGATTGAGTAGTAGTTACGACTTACAGCATATTACTTTTACACACTCAAGCATGGAAAAATTGGTGCATGGGTTCAGAGAGTCCACTCAAGAAGAGCTacaaagaaacaaaatgattGTGACCTCCATTATCCTTCAAGCGTGAAACCTTTCCAACCATCACATGTGTCGATAATACATGTAGCTTAACTCGTTAATTACGACATAAACATCATTAATTAGCATGAAGATCCTAAAGATCAGTTTTGTTTCTGGCCTCTGAGTTTGATTATCTACCTACGAAACGTGTCTGCAAACTGCAACAAAACATGTCAAGATTGacattttataacaatattcaTCATTCTGTgtgattttatgatttcatccttttatcacacatttttttttacatctaACTCTGTTAGTTTTGTAGACTACAAGCACATCTTTTTGTCacttacatattatattataaaagtgtTTGATGTAACATTCTAATATTTTAGACCTTTATAATAATTACAGATTAACATTTATAGGATAGAGATTAAGTCTTCATTTAGGTAAGTCCATATGTAAAAGTCAACTACATGACTTTTCTCTACAAATTCAGCAAACCTGACTTTGGTAAACTCTTTGAAACAATCAAAAGAAAGTTAATAAGAGTTTAGCCTTGGGATCTCATCCACCCGTAACAAACCTTAATTAGTGACGCGcaacataaaaatatcaaaatcaaaattccatatgcaatataaaaaacaaattagaaaatAGACCATTGGTGAACTCTTTGTTCTttgactaaaaataataaaattataacctatgattaaatttattaaccAATTGAAATCTAAAAATCTTCTACTATttgatttaacaaaaataatatattataaaatatgtaaaacactTAATTTAGGGAATAATCTTAATCAAGGTCAACTTAGAGCAAAACTAAATATGTTTCTCTTCAACCTTTGATGACGTGACGTATGACAATTAGAAAGTTTCATATACCTATTTTTGATGACATATTGTAATAAGGGAAGCCAAGGAAATTTTCTCTCATCATTCTCTCTTGTTGGTTAAAACCTATAAGGTCAAGGCTCAAACTTCCCCCTTCTTTGTCCTACCAACAAAATGAGATGTCAAAATAAACTCTAATCGGTGAGTGAACCTGTGAGCCAACTCAGCTCCCTAAAGGTTGGAGTCGGGttggattaaaaaataatcagtTTTTTTCAAAGGTGGATTGAACTGAATTCAGCTCACTTAACCCGCGGATTAAACGGGTTCAAATCGGATTGAAAGTGAATTGACTTACTTAAcacactaacatttttttacaagtttttttttaaatgttataattatttagtatttctaattatatagtatttctaattatataggtttaaaatttcatatttttaaatgttataatgtTGCTCAGTAATATTTGAATAGtgtgaatgtttaattaatttgtttctcATGTTATATaagttgatactttaatttttaactattatctttataataatatttcaagaaTTAAGGAAACACTTTAATTTcactattataaaaagtaaattaagtcAATTCACTCTCATtgtaatgtaataaatatataaaataaattgcaaaaaaaaaaaaaacatttgtaagtgagtcaacccactaATTCACCAACCTATAGTGAATTGGATCGGATTGCAAAATTCTGACTCATCAaaaaagtgagtcgggttaAACTGATCCTTTTTTAGCTTAACTCATGGTGAATCAACCGGTGTGAGCCGGATTGGCTCACTTTAACACCTTTACCTACAAaggtatatacatattttagaATCTCTTCCTCTGAAGTAACTATCTTATATTAAGTTATAATGTTGGTTCTTGATGTTTTTATGTTACACGTTTAATCATGTTATGATGACAaaggaatttttctttttagtgtAACAAGATCAATTTTGGTGACCAAATAGGATTGGACGGTAGTtgatcttgttttttctttagatttccatggatatataatatttatagggtacatatttactatttattaagcaatttaaaacacaaatgaaatttCAGTTTCAGATAACAAATTTAGTATATTTTCTTGGTTTGGAAATTTTATATACTCAAAAGGAAATGAAGTGTCATCAATAGAAATATGTCATTGAAATGTTGACACTATAACATTTTATGCCTGTAACAATACTTTTATttgtatagaaaaagaaattatatattagaAGACAACAATAAGGAAGAAGTTTGTTTATTATTAACATAGTATAaaccattttttcaatttttaaacaacattttaaaatcattatataagtgtacaggaaataattttttagtctaattttatttacaacAATTATAAATTCCTGCATATAAAAGTTGTTATCATATctctaaagttaaaaaaattgttctcAAATGTCTAACATTAAAAATCATTATcatattcaaaatttgtttattaattatatactaTACTTCtagacaataataatatatttattttaagtactattatgtttaataatttatttttaacaaacacCGTAATTAATATGACAAATGTCtcacatatatttaattattatttgtaattaattttaaacttaattgaaaaaatttaagatataatataaaattaatatcataatatgtaatatgataaatataataatagaatttaaaaattataaataaaataattgtatcacttaagcattttcttttatatgtcgaggtaaataactaaaaaattgtAAAGTTATGTATCttaaatcaatacaaatatcatttaaaaaaaacgccgataaataaaatatatcatttaaaaataattattaactatatttAAGCCATACGaattcaaaaaaaaacataaaatgtgaacatatttaaattgttaactAAATATAgttcaaaataaattagaaacaaTTGGTAAATGAAGAAAAGTAGTATGTGAAGTTTCAGTGGATATTTGTTGAAGTTCCAAGGAACACCAATCTTTTGGTGATGTAAGAAACAACCAAGGTAGCTTTATCTATCCTTGAAGCAAAATACATTGCAGATCCTTTACTTCTTGTTAAGTAATGTTGATAGGTTAATTATTGCATAAACTGAAAATTAAGGTTGAGAAAACTCTTAGTTATTAGTTCACAACAACcattaatttagtaaaaaagaaaaaacattaatttggTAAAAAATCTTGTGTCTCATTGAAGAAGCAATCATTTTTGGACAATGTTTCCTTCTTAAGAGTGCAATTATCGAGTATAGTTAGTATGTATTAATGGAGAATTTTGTGAATCTCATTACTTgtaattaaaaactttatataaaTCTTCTTAACCTTCACATATTTACTAAATACATTTATACTCTCAAGGTAACTATAAGAATCATAGGTTTGATTTACGGTTAGAGGCATGTGACGAGTAGGTGTGGTCCAAGTTTATAAGATGTATTAAGAATGTAAAAGAATATTTGGTGGAAAGAAGAGTTTGTATTCGGATTTTACATGAGTGACAATGGTGGCAGAATGTCAACTAAGTTATTTGAGAGGAGAGGAAAAGATGATTAGGttagtatatttttctttgtcaaAAACACAGGTGACTTCGGTTAACTCATGTATTTTCTGTCTACCACAACACTATGTCTGagacgaaagaaaaaaaaaattagattaaaatactGATCCTAATTTTCGTTCAATTTTTcaattaggtattttttttttgtttaatttttattttagtatttgttaattttgatcaatttgatattttttgctAAAGTCATTTCAATAGTTAACAGTAGTGAATAATGATCGTTACGTGTCATTTCgtagttttcttaaatttttttaatatttttttattttaaaaaaatattcacgtGTTAAGTCATTATCGTGGCTAGGGGTGTCAATTGGGTAGGTAGGATATGGGCAGTAGCTCCCCCGTATCTTACcggataaatattcgccccgtacTCGTACTCATATATGTGCAAGTATTCGTTATGCGAGTAcctacacatttttttaatatccacgggtacctaggattatttacaaaagaaaattttaatatttaacaatatattttaaccataaattcaactaaaaatgcaatgcataacattcatatatttcatacaaagtacaaataattcatttaaatagtgttgaataacagtttacaaataaatgaagatatttcaaaaccaattaataaaaaataactcattcaaaatcaatatgttaatgttctaatcacatttttttttaatttaaattagagtatagatGTACGAGTATCCATGGGTACGCGTACGGATACCATGATACTCGTACCCACCCTGTTAACATTcgagtataaaaaatacatgtatCTGTTACCCGCaagtatccatttacaatattcatttccttCCTTTTGCAGGTTTTATTCGCGGATACTCGcaggtacggatttttttgacatccctaattgtGGCACATGTTAGGGTCAgctttttatattcaatttgatttgtccttatatttattatttttgttgaattcaatcatttctaaatttaatttttacataaattttatattggtattttattacatatttttaatttagagttagagttagtttaaaattaaaataaaaatttttaaagtgGGGGATAACACCActggtttaaaattttaataggctaaatatcaaataaagtaatataattgattaatataatattatatataatatttttatgtgatttttaatacttggtgtgatttttaaccttttaataGTTTAAACAATAGTTttattacttacttttaaaatttttgttttaattttaaacaaattgtaaccctaaacaaaaaatatttaataagaatttgaattttaataaaaatatcagtgtaacatttatataaaaattcaatttattctcattttggaaaggaacaaaattgtttgatttaaaaaaaaaaattggtaccAAATTGGAAAAAGTAATGAACATTAAgacaaattgaatataaaaactGTGATATATGACATAATACTAGCCTGGTATGTGAATAtttttcacaattaaaaaaaaagtcataaaaaattatatgtgaCAATCATTGTTCATCGTCgctcaattatttaaaatgagttcgaaaagaaaacgaaattgatgaatattatgacataatttaacaaacaatattatgaccaaatttaaaaaaactgaacaaaaattaagaccaaatcaatatttaaatcttataaaaactatatatttaaattgcgacttaattaattatattatacacaaaatcatatttacttttacaagaATGTTATGATATGTATTTTGTTATcagtaatatttttgttattctcaTTATTATTACCGGTGAAAACATATGCTACGcgcatgtgtttttttttttgtgataaaataaactaatgaattataatgatagaaataaatataaataagttttataatttagttatagatagttttatttattgtgtagATGACTTTTATTTAGTTGGTagatattgttatttatttaatttagaaaaatagttaaattttaaataaaaaatggttaaatttgaaaacttagttaaatttaaataatattgtatcTTGAAGGATAAaagtgaagaaataaaaaataatactaaaaagaagaATCATCTTTATACGTATTGATGATATATGATTCAAAggataataaacaaaattatcttatttttcggtcatttttactttattatttttaacttacttAAACCATAtcactctttattttatttttttctatttcattccTTCATTTGTCATCCCATCTTTCAAATGAAGCGTACATGTCAATTgtattacaaaagaaaattataaaatgagttAAGTTGAAATAAGTCCaacttaaattttcataattcaatCCAACCAATTATCCAGCTAATTAAGGTAATCTATCATAACttatatattaaagtaaaattacGTAGGTATTTACTCTTTACAGGTTTGTGAAAGTAGGAttaaaatctaacaaaatttataaacaaccTAAAAACAATCTTTTGGAGCAAATTAAATCCACACacatagggatggcaacggggcggggcggggacgggtttcgctatcccatacccatccccgcataaaaaattcatctccatcctcatacccaaacccaacgggtatcaaacttttttcccatccccatccccaccgggtaacgggtataatctcgtacccatacccgtacacgtgttctaactacttcaatattaatttttataaaagaaaaaaaattacggtaaagaaaacataatattatgaaatattcaatattaggaggattttcttcgatgccaaataccttaaaataaattataattgtttacattttatattagaataccaaataaaatttcatgtgaaccaaaacatttattaaatttgcaaactacaacattgatgaacttagttgataaaattaaaaaatatttcaaaaaaatataaaaggaaaacaaatattcaaattaaaatatattttaaatgtttgtttacttcaattttttaaattctaatgaatctcttttttatacactaataaaagttataatatatcacttgatcaaaatgacacaaagaacaaataataaaaggaaaacaaatattcaaattaaaatatattttaaatatttgtttacttcaattttttaaattataatgaatcttttttttatacactaataaaaaattataatacatcacttgatcaaaatgacacaaagaacaaataataaacataataataaaattttgacatagattttgtatcttttgaacttcaatatatgttggatagtgacaaaaaaatattcatagaaattacattaaatttttatattgtagtaaataaaagttatttatacaattaaagtgaaaaaaattacagtatgattaatagtgagttataaaataacaaataattagatagaatatatcgaaatattattctacatgataaaaataaacaataaataaaaatattaaaaaactagcAAATgtatgttttagaaataatttgagagactatcgaaagaaatcgcacaaaggaaatcaaatgtataattaaggtatgataaaatgaaaaaaaccttagagaaataattattaaattatgtttgaagtggttaaaaataaatagaaatatcattagtgaccaaaaaatttgtcattaaattacaaataaattagtaattaaattggtcactaaatcaagtaccgattcgatcattgaatcagtcactaatttagacaataaatcaacgactaccaccaatgacgaaaaatagtgactgatatgggttactaactaaatcagtcaccatttcatgtttttcttgtagtaaattatcatatactattcctaaatatcattatatatatatatatatatatatatatatatatatatatatatatattaaccacttcaaacagaatttaaagtaaaaaaattacattatgattaataatgagttataaaataaaaaataattagatagaatatatcaaaatattattctacatgatgaaaataaaaacaataaataaaaatattaaaaaactaacaaatgtgtgttttagaaataatttgagagactatcgaaaaaaatcacacaaaggaaatcaaatgtataactaaggtatgataagacgaaaa contains:
- the LOC114178396 gene encoding LOW QUALITY PROTEIN: E3 ubiquitin-protein ligase XBAT32 (The sequence of the model RefSeq protein was modified relative to this genomic sequence to represent the inferred CDS: inserted 2 bases in 1 codon), whose translation is MKFLSLVGNSFGCSASGERLVSAARDGDIQEAKALLEYNPRLARYSTFGVRNSPLHYSAAHGHHEIVYLLIESGVDINLRNYRGQTALMQACQHGHWEVVQTLTIFRANIHKADYLNGGTALHLAALNGHTRCIRLILADYIPSIHNFWNALQTGHHKSIAEFDHRYSVSHSKVXNGFFRCGNELILSLNGCIQSGLCEVINRTSDGGITALHMAALNAHVESVQLLLDLGASVSEVTVEDGTTIDLIGSGSTPLHYAACGGNAQCCQLLIAKGADVTAKNANGWTPLMVARSWHRNWLEDILKTPPAEPLQVLPSPYLSLPLKSIVRIARECGWRTNELAPACLDPCAVCLERKCMVAVEGCDHEFCTQCALYLCSTNSTSSTTSSPPGSIACPLCRHGIVSFVKLPDARPLQKEIQRPSNLSLAFCTCSSEVLEDSTDMTTPFCKPTSRGSKTSSVARKYRSKSCQAIPSFKINPSLCLGAEVSPSLVPCTASRTVRSRLARCSSLRRSSSQTERRKSWFCSFNQSVATGSGC